One stretch of Akkermansia sp. RCC_12PD DNA includes these proteins:
- a CDS encoding aspartate kinase has protein sequence MALIVQKFGGSSVGTIDRIRNVARRIHETAGDGNQVVAVVSAMSGVTDKLIGLARELSASPSERELDVLMATGEQQSIALLCMALHELGDKAVSFTGAQAGITTFGSHTRGRIHKIDPERMNKCLMEGNILICAGFQGVTEEGMVQTLGRGGSDLSAIAIAAALKADVCQIFTDVDGVYTCDPRVVKDAVKIQTLSYDEMLEMASSGSKVMQSRSVEFAKKFGVVFEVRNSMNNNPGTIVQEETPSMEAVVIRGISIDRNQARLTITGIPDKIGYTARILGALAEAEINLDMILANTAHDGYVRQSFTMPANELGRAQAALKPVTAALGPDVKVETEAGLAKLSLVGIGMRSHSGVGATAFKALADANIKTGMISTSEIKIAVMVDESDIDEAARVVHKAFNLGGQN, from the coding sequence ATGGCACTTATCGTTCAAAAATTCGGAGGCTCCTCCGTAGGCACCATTGACCGCATCCGCAATGTGGCGCGCCGCATCCATGAGACCGCCGGAGACGGCAACCAGGTAGTGGCTGTCGTCTCCGCCATGAGCGGCGTGACGGACAAGCTGATCGGCCTGGCCAGGGAACTGTCCGCCTCCCCTTCCGAACGCGAGCTGGACGTCCTGATGGCTACCGGGGAACAGCAGTCCATCGCCCTGCTCTGCATGGCCCTGCATGAACTGGGAGACAAGGCCGTGTCCTTCACGGGAGCCCAGGCGGGCATTACCACCTTCGGCTCCCACACCCGCGGCCGCATCCACAAGATTGACCCGGAACGGATGAACAAATGCCTGATGGAAGGCAACATCCTCATCTGCGCCGGCTTCCAGGGCGTGACAGAGGAAGGCATGGTCCAGACGCTGGGCCGCGGCGGCTCGGACCTTTCCGCCATCGCCATCGCCGCTGCGCTGAAGGCGGACGTGTGCCAGATTTTTACGGATGTGGACGGCGTGTACACCTGCGACCCCCGCGTGGTGAAGGACGCCGTGAAGATCCAGACCCTTTCCTACGACGAAATGCTGGAAATGGCATCCAGCGGTTCCAAGGTGATGCAGTCGCGCTCCGTGGAATTCGCCAAAAAATTCGGCGTCGTCTTTGAAGTTCGCAACTCCATGAACAATAACCCCGGTACCATCGTGCAAGAAGAAACTCCCTCCATGGAAGCCGTCGTCATCCGCGGCATCTCCATCGACCGCAACCAGGCCCGCCTCACCATCACCGGCATTCCCGACAAAATCGGCTATACGGCCAGGATTCTGGGCGCCCTGGCAGAGGCGGAAATCAATCTGGACATGATTCTGGCCAACACCGCCCATGACGGCTACGTCCGCCAGTCCTTCACCATGCCTGCCAACGAACTGGGCCGCGCCCAGGCCGCGCTCAAGCCCGTGACGGCAGCGCTGGGCCCCGATGTGAAGGTGGAGACGGAAGCCGGACTCGCCAAGCTTTCCCTGGTGGGCATCGGCATGCGTTCCCATTCCGGCGTGGGCGCCACCGCGTTCAAGGCCCTGGCGGACGCCAACATCAAGACCGGCATGATCTCCACATCGGAAATCAAGATCGCCGTGATGGTGGACGAGTCCGACATCGACGAGGCGGCGCGCGTCGTCCACAAGGCATTCAACCTGGGCGGCCAGAATTAA
- a CDS encoding GNAT family N-acetyltransferase, translating to MSAEFVNLTAENLPHEHLCCIIRSKKFHPGIDAKRQWLCGRLKEGHVFRKLNEKATVFIEYAPLETAWVPIIGDNYYYLYCLWVSGSCKGKGYGKALMEYCLADAGKNGKSGICMLGATKQKAWLSDQSFAKKFGFKVADTIGNGYELLALSLDGTLPSFSQRAKKLEIESRELTIYYDMQCPYVYQNIGIIRQYCETNGVPVSFIHVDSLQKAKELPCVFNNWAVFYKGKFETVNLLPDVAALKRILKK from the coding sequence ATGAGTGCCGAATTTGTGAACCTGACGGCGGAAAACCTTCCCCATGAACATTTATGCTGCATTATCCGCAGCAAGAAGTTCCATCCGGGCATTGACGCCAAGCGGCAATGGCTTTGCGGCCGGCTGAAGGAGGGCCATGTCTTTAGAAAGTTGAATGAGAAGGCTACAGTTTTTATTGAATATGCTCCCCTGGAAACCGCCTGGGTTCCCATCATCGGCGACAATTATTATTATCTGTACTGCCTGTGGGTTTCCGGCAGCTGCAAAGGGAAAGGGTACGGGAAGGCGCTGATGGAGTATTGTCTGGCGGATGCCGGAAAAAACGGCAAATCCGGCATTTGCATGCTTGGAGCAACAAAACAGAAAGCTTGGCTTTCCGACCAGTCGTTTGCGAAGAAATTCGGTTTTAAAGTTGCCGATACTATCGGCAACGGGTATGAACTGCTGGCCCTTTCCCTGGACGGAACCCTGCCGAGCTTTTCCCAACGAGCTAAAAAACTGGAAATTGAAAGCAGGGAGCTGACCATTTATTACGATATGCAATGTCCCTATGTTTATCAAAACATCGGGATCATCAGGCAGTATTGTGAAACGAACGGGGTTCCCGTGTCTTTCATTCACGTGGATTCCCTGCAAAAAGCCAAGGAATTGCCCTGTGTTTTCAATAACTGGGCCGTGTTTTACAAGGGGAAGTTTGAGACGGTAAATTTGTTGCCGGATGTGGCCGCCTTAAAGAGAATACTGAAAAAGTAA
- a CDS encoding AsmA-like C-terminal region-containing protein, producing MRWIRGLVPTVVILLCALVLGFICYISIWGVPSFVVVRVEQALLEKGVPVHIGTLKVSIWPRAVVTLKDVEMLDPEAPPENRRPIARLHEADISLNWKKLLDGQVDPERVNVAGLSVSMPVDKERPERVFSVTGLNAEIDLNRPGMVDLTKAEAVVQGIRVTAQGSFPAGQEEGGDFALTPGDVAVVRKQLDHVLEYLDRVKWPESAPPQLAVNLSDDMKGGGIRVGLDFQAPSLQYGRIRVKNLIFSGDYSDSVIMARRFTMRDAETAGFVRLSLQADLKKRSLIWDVTSTAPLVSWTVSFLNESLVPREMKFLSEPHVQISGRLLFKEGWEGVDQVKLLGSGSMGAFSVFGEKFLKASGDFNYENGNFYVTDLDIRHQGGSFSGKVMGVNGEIKVDIHSTLPVNAMLNMARSMAPEDVELPPTLVINGDPELNAAGTLRMGVDWSGPVRVDRLKMNAAVRDVAYQGVEFDSATANVEVIGKSVNVTLLELVREDGRMKLDGSYLGTDLVFTVESDLKPEILVALGGKSVPVPEELKIPEKATLRVHGRLDIPEGKPVEPTLVRARIKAENLAWNKVPVKTADLEVEYRPNQLFVQNCRIELEKGKFELFANGFLDGQMFVMGQSTVPLDTIDKLMAMKDDDFFMERFAFHGNSGINLSFQGTLGLYNLEKAYDIEAVVSVANTKYKGVEIKSARADAHLVTDQLVLTNVALTVSNSDYLSSAGLSGGPADSSLKAKSIDFRFVPDTVEVLGLEGQAYPAHTLRMFSDDAAKVLREFVFTRPVTLSGGGMFPMGDDLKLMKGRIRFDASAGRVRYKILGTTLDLGRTKGEVLISPQWVVVDKLQGTIWEGSFTGRVLAQIDGGDALNGSFVLQDMNLTAIGKSYGEKMEKATVHGAIEFSSKGGNMNSIQAKGEAALVHGNLVEIPIFGFLGEALANYIPGLGHLINYKLTRADCDFSIEKGYIRTNNFVATGSNLSLKGGGWIRLADLQVNSDFQMGFRGIPQLLTSPVFLLARGLFQVRGRGPLDNVNWSFAPFSGGKAPAPPAPPAPQPARRR from the coding sequence ATGAGATGGATCAGGGGATTGGTCCCCACCGTGGTTATTCTGCTGTGCGCCCTGGTGCTTGGCTTCATTTGCTATATTTCCATCTGGGGCGTGCCCTCCTTTGTGGTGGTGCGCGTGGAACAGGCCCTGCTGGAAAAAGGGGTGCCCGTGCACATCGGCACGCTGAAAGTCAGCATCTGGCCCCGGGCCGTCGTCACGCTGAAGGACGTGGAAATGCTGGACCCGGAAGCGCCGCCGGAAAACCGCCGCCCCATCGCCCGGCTTCATGAGGCGGACATATCCCTGAACTGGAAAAAGCTGCTGGACGGCCAGGTGGACCCGGAGCGGGTGAACGTGGCGGGGCTGAGCGTCAGCATGCCGGTGGACAAGGAAAGGCCGGAACGGGTCTTTTCCGTCACCGGGCTGAATGCGGAGATAGACCTGAACCGCCCCGGCATGGTGGACCTCACGAAGGCGGAAGCCGTGGTGCAGGGAATACGGGTCACCGCCCAGGGAAGCTTTCCCGCAGGGCAGGAGGAGGGCGGAGACTTTGCGCTGACGCCTGGAGACGTGGCGGTCGTCCGCAAGCAGCTTGACCACGTGCTGGAATACCTGGACAGGGTGAAGTGGCCGGAATCCGCCCCGCCGCAGCTTGCGGTCAACCTGAGCGACGACATGAAGGGCGGCGGAATCCGCGTGGGGCTGGACTTTCAGGCTCCCTCACTGCAATACGGCAGAATTCGTGTCAAGAACCTGATCTTCAGCGGCGACTACTCGGACTCCGTCATCATGGCCAGGCGCTTCACCATGAGAGATGCGGAAACGGCGGGATTCGTGAGGCTGTCCCTTCAGGCGGATTTGAAAAAGCGCTCCCTGATCTGGGACGTCACCAGCACGGCCCCCCTCGTGTCCTGGACGGTGTCCTTCCTCAACGAATCCCTCGTTCCGCGGGAAATGAAATTCCTGAGCGAGCCTCACGTTCAAATATCCGGCAGGCTGTTGTTCAAGGAAGGATGGGAAGGCGTGGACCAGGTCAAGCTGCTGGGGTCCGGCTCCATGGGGGCCTTTTCCGTGTTCGGGGAGAAATTTTTAAAGGCGTCCGGGGATTTCAACTATGAAAACGGCAACTTCTACGTGACGGATCTGGACATACGGCACCAGGGAGGAAGCTTTTCCGGCAAGGTGATGGGCGTGAATGGAGAAATCAAGGTGGACATCCACAGCACGCTACCCGTGAACGCCATGCTGAACATGGCCCGGTCCATGGCCCCGGAAGACGTGGAACTGCCGCCCACCCTGGTCATCAACGGGGACCCGGAACTGAATGCCGCGGGCACGCTACGCATGGGCGTGGACTGGTCCGGCCCGGTCCGCGTGGACCGCCTGAAAATGAACGCCGCCGTCAGGGACGTGGCGTACCAGGGGGTAGAATTTGATTCCGCCACGGCCAACGTGGAAGTGATCGGCAAATCCGTCAACGTGACGCTGCTGGAACTGGTGCGTGAAGACGGACGGATGAAACTGGACGGCAGCTATCTGGGAACGGACCTTGTCTTTACGGTGGAATCGGACCTGAAGCCGGAAATTCTCGTGGCCCTGGGCGGCAAATCCGTTCCCGTGCCGGAGGAACTGAAGATTCCGGAAAAAGCGACTCTCCGCGTGCACGGCAGGCTGGACATTCCGGAAGGAAAACCCGTGGAACCCACCCTGGTGCGCGCACGCATCAAGGCGGAAAACCTGGCCTGGAACAAGGTGCCCGTGAAAACGGCGGACCTGGAGGTGGAATACAGGCCCAACCAGCTCTTCGTGCAGAACTGCCGCATAGAACTGGAAAAAGGGAAATTTGAACTCTTTGCCAACGGCTTCTTGGACGGGCAGATGTTCGTGATGGGACAGTCCACGGTTCCCCTGGACACGATCGACAAGCTGATGGCAATGAAAGATGATGACTTCTTCATGGAGCGCTTCGCCTTCCACGGCAACTCCGGGATCAACCTCTCCTTCCAGGGAACGCTGGGACTTTACAATCTGGAAAAGGCCTACGATATTGAGGCCGTCGTATCCGTCGCCAACACCAAATACAAGGGGGTGGAAATCAAATCCGCCCGCGCGGACGCCCACCTGGTGACGGACCAGCTGGTCCTGACCAACGTGGCGCTGACGGTCTCCAACTCCGACTATCTTTCCTCCGCCGGATTGTCCGGCGGTCCGGCGGACAGTTCCCTGAAGGCCAAAAGCATCGACTTCCGTTTTGTCCCGGACACCGTGGAGGTTCTGGGCCTGGAAGGGCAGGCCTATCCGGCCCATACGCTGCGCATGTTCTCGGACGACGCCGCGAAGGTGCTCCGGGAATTCGTCTTCACGCGCCCCGTGACGCTTTCCGGCGGCGGCATGTTCCCGATGGGGGACGACCTGAAGCTGATGAAGGGGCGCATCCGCTTTGACGCCTCCGCGGGCCGCGTCCGCTATAAAATCCTGGGAACTACGCTGGACCTGGGCAGGACGAAGGGGGAAGTGCTCATCTCCCCGCAGTGGGTGGTGGTGGACAAATTGCAGGGAACCATCTGGGAAGGCTCCTTCACCGGCCGCGTGCTGGCGCAGATTGACGGCGGGGACGCCTTGAACGGCTCCTTCGTGCTCCAGGACATGAACCTGACGGCCATCGGCAAATCCTACGGGGAAAAAATGGAGAAGGCCACCGTGCACGGAGCCATTGAATTCTCGTCCAAGGGCGGCAACATGAACAGCATCCAGGCCAAGGGGGAAGCGGCGCTGGTCCACGGAAACCTGGTGGAAATCCCCATCTTCGGCTTTTTGGGGGAAGCCCTGGCCAATTACATCCCCGGCCTGGGCCACCTGATCAACTACAAGCTCACCCGCGCCGACTGCGACTTTTCCATAGAAAAAGGCTACATCCGTACGAACAACTTCGTGGCCACGGGCAGCAACCTGTCCCTGAAGGGCGGCGGATGGATACGCCTGGCCGACCTCCAGGTCAACTCCGATTTCCAGATGGGGTTCCGCGGCATTCCGCAGCTTCTCACCTCGCCCGTCTTCCTGCTGGCGCGCGGCCTGTTCCAGGTGCGCGGCAGAGGTCCCCTGGATAACGTGAATTGGAGTTTCGCCCCCTTCTCCGGCGGGAAGGCCCCGGCTCCTCCCGCTCCCCCGGCGCCCCAGCCTGCGAGAAGAAGATAA
- a CDS encoding pirin family protein gives MNIIIDRASSRGHANHGWLNTYHTFSFANYFNPDRMQFGALRVLNDDTVLPDEGFGTHPHKNMEVISIPLKGKLRHGDSLNNSHTITRGEIQLMSAGTGILHSEYNDSSTDNLEFLQIWVIPDRINTEPKYKDYDIKPLLKHNEISTFLAPETDISIMQQAWFSWAELDRGTSREYKFKGQNTGVYVFVVEGEVKIGDIVLNRRDGAGITDTEAITIEALQNSTVLLMEVAQ, from the coding sequence ATGAATATTATTATCGACAGGGCATCGTCCAGGGGGCATGCCAACCACGGGTGGTTGAATACCTACCACACGTTCAGCTTTGCCAATTATTTCAATCCGGACCGCATGCAGTTCGGGGCCCTTCGCGTACTTAACGATGATACGGTGCTTCCGGACGAAGGTTTCGGAACCCATCCCCACAAGAACATGGAAGTGATTTCCATTCCCCTGAAAGGGAAGCTCCGCCACGGCGACAGCCTGAACAACAGCCACACCATCACGCGCGGGGAAATCCAGCTCATGAGCGCGGGAACGGGCATCCTGCACAGCGAGTACAACGACAGTTCCACGGATAATCTGGAATTCCTGCAAATATGGGTCATTCCGGACAGGATCAACACGGAGCCCAAGTACAAGGATTACGACATCAAGCCCCTGCTGAAGCACAATGAGATTTCCACCTTCCTGGCTCCGGAAACGGATATTTCCATCATGCAGCAGGCGTGGTTTTCCTGGGCGGAACTGGACCGCGGCACATCACGGGAATACAAGTTCAAGGGCCAGAATACGGGCGTGTACGTCTTCGTGGTCGAAGGAGAAGTCAAGATCGGGGACATTGTGCTGAACCGCCGCGACGGAGCCGGAATTACGGATACGGAGGCCATCACCATTGAGGCCCTCCAGAATTCCACCGTCCTTCTGATGGAAGTGGCGCAGTAG
- a CDS encoding DUF2062 domain-containing protein, with amino-acid sequence MRLCRGMEHRYRQLMRKVRLYLLTEVRKKSWTSRFLSAKIFDPVYWSWTRESVATGAAWGAAAAIAPLPMQSLWGVFACLWRKGNIPVAILMAWLSPPGFTFFAIPAQWWLGWFLFSRLGLPTSGATWNMLKTGVEQWSWAPFNGLGIGMVSLEFLTGWAVSSVVLGMLCYGLVQLGWRLGLLIKGRSKHGKGRQKGPPPA; translated from the coding sequence ATGAGACTGTGCCGCGGAATGGAACACCGCTACAGGCAATTGATGCGCAAGGTCAGGCTTTATCTGCTGACGGAAGTGCGTAAAAAATCGTGGACCAGCCGTTTTCTTTCCGCAAAAATCTTCGACCCGGTCTACTGGTCGTGGACACGGGAATCCGTGGCTACCGGGGCAGCCTGGGGAGCCGCCGCCGCGATTGCCCCGCTGCCCATGCAGAGCCTGTGGGGCGTATTCGCCTGCCTGTGGCGCAAGGGCAACATTCCGGTAGCCATCCTGATGGCCTGGCTTTCCCCTCCCGGCTTTACCTTCTTTGCCATTCCCGCCCAGTGGTGGCTGGGCTGGTTCCTTTTCTCCCGGCTTGGCCTGCCGACTTCCGGCGCTACCTGGAACATGCTGAAAACGGGAGTGGAACAATGGTCCTGGGCTCCGTTTAACGGCTTGGGCATAGGCATGGTTTCCCTGGAATTCCTGACGGGCTGGGCCGTCTCCAGCGTCGTGCTGGGGATGCTGTGCTACGGACTCGTGCAGCTTGGGTGGCGGCTGGGCCTGCTCATCAAGGGCCGGAGCAAGCACGGGAAAGGACGACAAAAAGGCCCGCCCCCCGCATAA
- a CDS encoding TlyA family RNA methyltransferase, producing the protein MSKQRLDVLLVSRNLVESRELAQRLIIAGEVSVGGHPSTKPGLKVNEDADIAIRNRPRYVSRGGLKMEGALNAFPVSAEGKVCLDIGASTGGFTDCLLQHGAARVHAIDVGTNQLVWKLRQDPRVVVKEKFNARYMTPEDIGEQVDLIVSDVSFISLKKILPAAFPLLKEGGDALVLIKPQFELQPGDIGPGGIVRDPALHQRAVDSIRAFVTEELNRCWMGCEPSPITGTDGNHEFLAWLK; encoded by the coding sequence ATGAGCAAGCAACGACTCGACGTCCTTCTGGTTTCCCGCAATCTCGTAGAATCCCGGGAACTGGCCCAGCGGCTCATCATCGCCGGAGAGGTGAGCGTGGGAGGCCACCCCTCCACCAAGCCGGGCCTCAAGGTCAATGAAGACGCGGACATTGCCATCAGGAACCGCCCCCGCTACGTCAGCCGCGGCGGCCTGAAAATGGAGGGCGCCCTGAACGCCTTCCCCGTCTCTGCGGAAGGCAAGGTCTGCCTGGACATCGGCGCGTCCACGGGTGGCTTTACGGACTGTCTGCTTCAGCACGGAGCTGCCAGGGTGCACGCGATCGACGTCGGCACCAACCAGCTCGTCTGGAAACTGCGGCAGGACCCCCGTGTCGTCGTGAAGGAGAAATTCAACGCCCGCTACATGACTCCGGAAGACATCGGGGAACAGGTGGACCTGATCGTCTCCGACGTCTCCTTCATCTCCCTGAAAAAAATCCTGCCCGCGGCTTTCCCCCTGCTGAAGGAAGGGGGTGACGCCCTGGTGCTCATCAAGCCCCAGTTTGAACTCCAGCCGGGAGACATAGGCCCCGGCGGCATCGTCCGGGACCCGGCCCTGCACCAACGCGCAGTGGATTCCATACGCGCCTTTGTCACGGAGGAATTGAACCGCTGCTGGATGGGCTGCGAGCCTTCCCCCATCACAGGAACGGACGGCAACCATGAATTCCTGGCATGGCTCAAGTAG
- a CDS encoding type 1 glutamine amidotransferase domain-containing protein, whose amino-acid sequence MKQMKILMVVTGTGMFPDGKQETGLWLSELTHMYDSAKKRGYDIVIASPKGGDTPVDPTSLKTMYMDKLSKSYWDDSEFRDVLRHTKSLDEVSGEVFDCIYLAGGHGAMFDFPDNAVLQELIKNHYEHNKIVAAICHGVCGLLNVKLSDGQYLVKDKKVTGFSWFEEGLAGKKKDVPFDLESALKERRADYKKSLIPMMPEVVADGNLITGQDPFSSEKMAETVMGRFNQ is encoded by the coding sequence ATGAAACAAATGAAAATATTAATGGTAGTAACCGGAACCGGGATGTTTCCCGACGGAAAACAGGAAACGGGATTATGGCTCAGCGAGCTTACCCACATGTATGACAGCGCGAAAAAGCGGGGATATGACATTGTCATCGCAAGCCCGAAGGGGGGCGACACTCCAGTCGATCCCACGAGTCTGAAAACGATGTACATGGACAAACTGTCCAAAAGCTACTGGGACGATTCGGAATTCCGGGATGTGCTGCGGCACACGAAAAGCCTGGATGAAGTTTCCGGAGAGGTGTTCGACTGCATTTATTTGGCCGGAGGCCACGGCGCGATGTTCGATTTTCCGGATAACGCCGTCCTGCAGGAACTCATCAAAAACCACTATGAACACAATAAAATAGTTGCTGCCATTTGTCATGGCGTATGCGGTTTGTTGAACGTAAAGCTCTCGGACGGACAATACCTGGTAAAAGATAAAAAGGTCACGGGATTCAGTTGGTTTGAGGAAGGCCTGGCAGGAAAGAAAAAGGACGTGCCTTTCGATCTGGAATCCGCGTTGAAGGAACGGCGGGCGGATTACAAGAAATCACTGATCCCGATGATGCCGGAAGTCGTGGCCGACGGAAACCTGATCACGGGCCAGGACCCGTTCAGTTCGGAAAAGATGGCTGAAACGGTCATGGGCCGGTTCAATCAATAG
- the nagB gene encoding glucosamine-6-phosphate deaminase: MKVETFETPQDAAKSLAKEVAELIRSRAAEGRNVVLGLATGATPLPFYAELVRMHKEEGLSFANVISFNLDEYSGLDRDHPESYWYFMHTNLFNHIDMKPENINLPSGTVKGDEIAAHCAAYEQKIKDCGGIDLQILGIGRTGHIGFNEPGSDDTTITRQVHLDDLTRSDAAPAFGGIENVPTTAITMGVATIMGAREVALMAWGEKKASIVKKAVQGPVTVDVAASYLQKHPNAKFLLDKGAASQL; encoded by the coding sequence ATGAAAGTAGAAACTTTTGAAACTCCCCAGGATGCTGCCAAATCCTTGGCAAAAGAAGTTGCGGAACTGATCCGTTCCCGCGCCGCCGAAGGCCGGAACGTGGTGCTGGGCCTTGCCACCGGAGCCACACCCCTGCCTTTTTATGCGGAGCTGGTGCGCATGCACAAGGAGGAAGGCCTCTCCTTTGCCAACGTCATCTCCTTCAACCTGGACGAATACAGCGGCCTGGACCGCGACCATCCGGAATCCTACTGGTATTTCATGCATACCAATCTGTTCAACCACATCGACATGAAGCCGGAAAACATCAATCTTCCCTCCGGCACGGTGAAGGGCGACGAAATTGCCGCTCACTGCGCCGCCTACGAACAGAAGATCAAGGATTGCGGCGGTATTGACCTCCAGATTCTGGGCATTGGCCGCACCGGGCACATCGGCTTCAACGAACCTGGCTCCGACGACACCACGATCACCCGCCAGGTGCACCTGGACGATCTCACTCGCTCCGACGCGGCTCCCGCGTTCGGCGGCATTGAGAACGTTCCGACCACGGCCATCACCATGGGCGTGGCCACCATCATGGGCGCCCGTGAAGTGGCCCTGATGGCCTGGGGGGAAAAGAAGGCTTCCATCGTGAAAAAGGCCGTTCAGGGTCCTGTGACGGTGGACGTGGCCGCCTCCTACCTGCAGAAGCACCCGAACGCCAAGTTCCTCCTGGACAAGGGCGCCGCTTCCCAGCTTTAA
- a CDS encoding class I SAM-dependent rRNA methyltransferase has translation MAGLIISPRARIFQGHDWVYGTEVRKVFGNPQPGDVVALKDFKDRFLGSAMFNPHSQIVARRFSRRKQELDGDFFSRRISQALELRSRFLPGETLTRLVWSESDGLPGLIVDRYADYLVVQTLTLAMERRLHIILNVLEDLLSPRGIIVRNDSPMLAAEGIEPSVSVARGTEPEPFTAQSGDIQFMINLQAGQKTGLYLDQLDNYAAVARLARGRRVLDCFCNQGGFALACARAGAAEVTAVDVSQEAMDAVERNARLNGVSVRGVTDNAFDFLKKEAALVRDGGEHKWDLIILDPPSFTRNKKSVHDAMRGYKEIHLRAMKLLAPGGILSTFCCSHHAGTGLFRESILEAAIDAPATLRLIQQHGQRPDHPVLLNIPETEYLKGFTYELLPGR, from the coding sequence ATGGCAGGTTTAATCATTTCACCAAGGGCACGCATTTTTCAAGGACACGACTGGGTTTACGGAACGGAGGTCCGCAAGGTTTTCGGCAATCCCCAGCCCGGAGACGTGGTGGCGCTGAAGGATTTCAAGGACCGCTTTCTGGGGTCCGCCATGTTCAATCCCCATTCCCAGATTGTCGCCAGGCGCTTTTCCCGCCGCAAACAGGAGCTGGACGGGGATTTTTTCAGCAGGCGCATCAGCCAGGCGCTGGAGTTGCGCAGCCGCTTCCTGCCGGGGGAAACGCTCACGCGCCTCGTCTGGAGCGAGTCGGACGGCCTGCCCGGCCTGATCGTGGACCGCTACGCGGATTACCTGGTGGTGCAGACACTGACCCTGGCCATGGAACGCCGCCTCCACATCATTCTGAACGTGCTGGAGGACCTGCTCTCCCCCCGGGGAATCATCGTCAGGAACGATTCCCCCATGCTGGCGGCAGAAGGCATCGAACCTTCCGTCAGCGTGGCCCGTGGTACGGAGCCGGAGCCCTTTACCGCGCAAAGCGGGGATATCCAGTTCATGATCAATCTGCAAGCGGGCCAGAAGACCGGACTGTACCTGGACCAGCTGGACAATTACGCGGCCGTGGCGCGCCTGGCGCGCGGACGCCGCGTGCTGGACTGCTTCTGCAACCAGGGAGGCTTTGCCCTGGCCTGCGCCCGGGCCGGAGCGGCGGAAGTCACCGCCGTGGACGTTTCCCAGGAGGCGATGGACGCCGTGGAGCGCAACGCGCGCCTGAATGGGGTTTCCGTACGGGGTGTCACGGACAACGCATTCGATTTCCTGAAGAAGGAAGCGGCCCTCGTCCGGGACGGAGGGGAGCACAAGTGGGACCTGATCATTCTGGATCCGCCTTCCTTCACCAGAAACAAGAAATCCGTGCATGACGCCATGCGCGGGTACAAGGAAATCCACCTGCGCGCCATGAAGCTTCTGGCCCCTGGCGGCATTCTTTCCACCTTCTGCTGCTCCCACCATGCCGGCACGGGCCTGTTCCGGGAGAGCATTCTGGAAGCGGCCATAGACGCCCCAGCCACCCTGCGTCTGATACAGCAACACGGACAGAGGCCGGACCATCCTGTCCTGCTGAACATTCCTGAAACGGAGTACCTTAAGGGTTTTACTTATGAGCTGCTTCCGGGACGATAA
- a CDS encoding KH domain-containing protein: MHPAVEQIRQYLQLIALQFVQHPEQAELRVAESPQGDAVRFRLILEKTDVARIIGRNGMTASAIRSLAKAAGEKNGIKVIVHMLSHEEAAEQA, from the coding sequence ATGCACCCTGCCGTAGAACAAATCCGCCAATACCTGCAACTGATTGCCCTTCAATTTGTCCAACATCCGGAACAGGCGGAGTTGCGCGTTGCCGAATCCCCCCAGGGCGACGCCGTGCGCTTCCGGCTGATTTTGGAAAAGACGGATGTGGCCCGCATCATCGGGCGCAACGGCATGACCGCTTCCGCCATCCGCTCTCTGGCCAAGGCGGCAGGGGAGAAGAACGGCATCAAGGTCATCGTGCACATGCTTTCCCATGAGGAAGCCGCCGAACAGGCCTGA